The Thalassospira sp. TSL5-1 genome contains the following window.
TGAATATCTGATCCATTCGGAGGCCGCATGACCGCAACAGAATTGACGTTGCGCCGCCCGGATGACTGGCATTTGCACTTGCGCGATGGGACGACGATGCGGGCGGTGCTGCCCTATAGCAGTGCAAACTTTGCCCGTGCGATTATTATGCCCAATCTGGTGCCGCCCGTGGTGAGCGGGGATGATGCCCGGGCCTATCGCGACCGCATTTTGGCCGCCGTGCCCGCCGGGCATGATTTTACCCCGCTGATGACGCTGTATCTGACCGAAACCACCAATGCCGATGAGGTGGCAGCATCCTATGAGGCGGGGTTGATTTCGGCCCTTAAACTTTATCCGGCAGGGGCGACCACCAATTCCGATTCCGGTGTGCGCGATATTGACCACGTCATGCCGGTTTTGGAACGCATGGCCCTGCTGGGAATTCCGTTATGTGTACATGGTGAAGTCACCGACCCGGCGATTGATATTTTTGACCGCGAGGCGGTTTTTATCGACAAGGTGCTGCGCCGCATTGTTGACCGGGTGCCTGAACTGCGCATCATCATGGAGCACATCACTACCGAAGAAGGTGTGCAATATGTGTGGGAAAGTGGGGCCAATATTGCGGCAACCATCACCACGCACCATTTGATCATTAACCGCAATGCCATGCTGGTGGGCGGTATTCGCCCGCATTATTACTGTTTGCCGGTGGCAAAACGCGAAAAGCACCGCTTGGCCCTGCGCCGTGCTGCAACATCGGGCAATGGAAAGTTTTTCCTGGGCACGGATTCCGCCCCGCATCTCGATGCGCGCAAGGAAAGTGCCTGTGGCTGTGCGGGGATGTTTACCGCGCCAAACACCCTTTCCTGCCTGGCACATGTGTTTGAAGAAGAAGGCGCGCTTGACCATCTGGAGGCTTTTGCGTCATTGAATGGCCCAGCCTTTTATCGTCTGGTGCCCAACGAGGCGCGCATCAGGCTGGTTAAAAGGCAAACGCCCTTTGAGGTATCGGCTAAAATCGATACGGACGAAGGTTCGCTAACGGTATTTGATCCGGGATTTCCGCTTTATTGGCATCCCGAAGCGGCACTATCGGCGGATCAGGGCGATGCTGTAAACAAAACGAGGACCTGAGATGTTTTCCAATGCCTTTCCCGAACGTGCCCTGATGGCCGAAATGACGGCAAAAATGCTGCTTGAGATCGAGGCGGTACATTTTCGGGCCGACAAGCCGTTTACCTTTACCTCGGGTCTTGCCAGTCCGGTTTATATTGATTGCCGCAAACTGATTTCCTATCCGCGCATTCGCATGACCCTGATGGATTTTGCCGCCTCGCAAATTTTGCGCAATGCGGGCTTTCAGAAATTCCAGGCCGTTGCGGGTGGGGAAACAGCAGGTATTCCATTTGCCGCCTGGCTGGCCGACAAGTTGGCCCTGCCCATGCAATATGTGCGCAAAAAACCCAAGGGCTTTGGCCGCGATGCGCAGATCGAGGGGGATATCGTCGAAGGTGCGAATGTGTTGCTGGTCGAAGATTTGACCACCGATGGCGGCAGTAAAATCAATTTCTGCGAGGCATTGCGTCGGGCTGGTGCCAATGTCACCGATACGCTGGTGATTTTCTATTACGACATTTTCCCGCAAACCCGCGAAAAGCTGAAAGAACACGGGCTGGAACTGCACTGGCTGGCAACCTGGTGGGATGTGCTGGCTGTGTGCAAGGCCCAGAACTATTTTGACCCCAAAACCCTCGATGAAGTTGAAGCCTTTCTGACCAATCCGACCCAATGGTCGGGGCAGCATGGCGGGGCGACGGAAATTAATCTTTGAGAAGGGATACCAGAATGTACGAAAAATTGATCACCGTAATGCAGGGCGATGCCCTTGGCGTTCAGGCCTATGAAGAATGCAGTCGCATTGCCGCAACCGCCATTACCGAAAAATCGGGCGATGCCGCCCCGTTCTTGCTGCTGGGCATGATCGCCAACCGCTTTATCGATGCCTATCGGGACCAGCCTTTGTCGCGTAAAACCGCCGAAGACCAGGCCAAACGCTATGTCGAACTGTGCAGCGCCTTTCGCGAAGCCTTTGAAAAGGGCAGCGATGCCGACAAGCTGAATATTCTCAATGAAACCGCGCGGGCCTATAACGCCGAAACGCTGTAAGGGCGCAAATCGCATCCCGGATCAGTAGGTAATCTTCTGCATACTGCCGCCTGTTTTACGGGCGGCAGTTTTTGTATGTGGCCGCGAATAGATTGCTGTTTTTGAACAAACTTTCCTTCGGGCATTGCATGATGTGGCGGCTTGCGGGCATTGTGGTGGATATTCGTTATTCTTTGGTGGTCTTGCCGGTCTGGCAGCAGGATCGCCCTTCCGGGAGATTGAATCATGTCTGAAAACCATGACGTTCTTGTCGTTTCGCCTGCATTGCCGCATCAAATGGAAAAGCTGGCGCAGGAATATACCCTGCATCGCTATGACAAAAGTGATGACCGTGAAGCCCTGCTTGAAAGTGTTGCCGATAAGGTGCGCCTGGTGATGACAACCGCCGGGGTGGGGGTTTCGGTGGAATTGATGGATAAATTGCCGAAACTCGAAGTGATTACCAGTTTCGGTGTGGGATATGATTCCATCGATATTGCCGCCTGCACCGAACGCGGTATTCGTGTCACCAATACGCCTGATGTGCTTAATGATGATGTGGCTGACACCGCGATCATGCTGATGCTGGCAACCCTGCGCCGCCTTGTGGTTGGTGACCAATGGGCGCGCAGCGGCAATTGGTCAAAAAATGGCGCGATGCCGTTAACAACGACCTTAAATCGCAAAAAGGTTGGCATTGTCGGCTTGGGCCGCATTGGCAAGGCGATTGCCAGCCGGGCCGAACCGTTTGGGGTGGAACTGGGTTATTTTGGCCGTTCACAGCAGGATGATGTTCCCTATCCCTATTTTGAGGATTTGCTGAAACTGGCCGACTGGGCCGATGTGCTGGTACTGGCCTGCCCGGGCGGGGAGGCGACCCGCAACCTGATTGATATGAATGTGCTGCGTGCCCTGGGGCCGACGGGTTATGTTGTGAATATCGCGCGTGGTACGGTGGTGGATGAGCCTGCCCTGATTACGGCACTACGCGATGGTATTATTGCCGGGGCGGGGCTGGATGTTTTTCATAACGAACCGCATATGAACCCGTCTTTTGCCGATTTTGAAAATGTCGTGATTTATCCGCATCACGCCAGCGGCACAGTGGAAACACGCAATGCGATGGGGCAGCTTGTTGTGGATAATCTGGTGGCGTTTTTTGCCGGTAAGCCCCTGATAACGCCAGTGAACTAAAGGTATGAAGGATAGCTGGCGGGCCGTATATTCGGCCCGTTTGCCATTGGCAGGATCCCGGCGTTTGGATAATCTGGCCTGATGACACAGGGCAAAGACCTTAAAATCCGTTTGAAAATTGACCTGCCGGGCGGGGTGCGCCTTGGCTATGGCAAGGTTGATTTGTTGCGCGCGGTTGCCCGGGAGGCATCGATCTCCGCGGCGGCGCGCACGATGGGCATGTCCTATCGTCGGGCCTGGTTGCTGATCGACGAGTTAAATAAAAGTTTTGCCAGCCCGGTGATTGAAACCCGCATTGGCGGCAAGGCCCATGGTGGTGCAACGTTAACCGACATGGGTGAACGCATTATCGCCCTTTATCTGGCGGCGGAAGAACAGGCCAGGGTGGCAATGGCGCAAAACCTTGATGATCTTGCCCGTTGTCTGGTCCCGGCATCCGCGTCTGACGAAACGGACGATCTTTAGGACCCAATTTCGCGCAATTTGCCATCCACTGTGACCGATTTGATCACGGCATAAACCTGCTGACCAACTTCCAGTGACAGGCGCTGTGCCGACCAGTTGGTGATGCGGGCCTGGATGATCGGTGTTGTTAATGTTCTGCCCTTGGCGGCATGTCCCAGGCGAAGGGCGGCCTCGATATTGCTGGTGCCAACCGGGGTCAGGGCAGCAATGGTGGCGGGCAAAATGTTATTGGCGCTAATACCGTCGGGAATGGATGTTGCGATCATGACATCGCGTGCGCGAATATGCAGGCGGGTTTGTTGCGGGATGGTGCTGGCGTGGGTGGTCGTAGTGTTCGCCGAAGGTAAAAGCGGTACAATCAATTGATGCCCGGCACAGCCCAAATAGGTAATGCCGCCTTTGGGATCATGCCCTGTTATTGTCGCGGGGATCACCGCCCCGGCATCAAACTGCCCGGTTAACGGGGCCAGGTCGGTTTGGGCCAGAATATCAAATACCGACCCGCTGGCGCGCACGCGGCCCTTTTCCATGACCACGATATGGTCGGCCAGCCGGGCGACTTCATCAATTGAATGGCTGACATATAAAATTGGCAGGCGGCGCTGATCGCGCAGCGCCTCCAGATACGGCAGGATTTCTTCCTTGCGCGCCTGATCAAGGGCCGACAAGGGCTCGTCGAGCAATAAAATATCCGGGTTGCCCAACAGCGCACGGCCCAGAGAGACACGCTGCCTTTCCCCACCCGAAAGTTTTGCCGGGCGGCGCGACAGCAAATCGCCAATACCCAGCATGGCAATGATGGCCTCGATCTCATTTTCGGGCAGGGGATTTGCAGACCGGCGATGGGCAAAAAACAGGTTTTTGCGCACGGTTAAATGCGGAAATAAGCGCGCATCCTGAAACACATAGCCCACCCGCCGTTTGCGGGGCGGTAAATGGATTTTCGTCCCTTCATCAAAAACCGTGCAGTCATTGAGGGTAATGGTCCCGGCATCGGGTCTGATTAACCCGGCAATGGCGTTGATCAGGGTGGTTTTACCGCTGCCCGAGGGGCCAAACAGGGCCGTAATGCCCGGCTGGTCCACGGTGAAGCGCGCCTGTAAATCAAGGCTTCCGACCTGATGGCGAATGTCGATTTGAAGGCTCATGAGCGGACCTGCCCGGTCAGTTTCTGGCGGATGCCGCGCATCGCCATTTCCGAAATGATCAATCCGCACAGGGCCAAACCAATCGAAAGTGCGGCAAGCCGGGCGGCCGCCAGTTCGCCCCCCGGTGTTTGAATGGCGGTATAAATCGCCAGTGGCAGGGTGCGGGTTTCGCCGGGAATGTTGGAAACAAAGGTAATAATCGCGCCAAATTCGCCCAGGCTGGCACTAAAGGCGGTAATTGC
Protein-coding sequences here:
- the pyrC gene encoding dihydroorotase, producing the protein MTATELTLRRPDDWHLHLRDGTTMRAVLPYSSANFARAIIMPNLVPPVVSGDDARAYRDRILAAVPAGHDFTPLMTLYLTETTNADEVAASYEAGLISALKLYPAGATTNSDSGVRDIDHVMPVLERMALLGIPLCVHGEVTDPAIDIFDREAVFIDKVLRRIVDRVPELRIIMEHITTEEGVQYVWESGANIAATITTHHLIINRNAMLVGGIRPHYYCLPVAKREKHRLALRRAATSGNGKFFLGTDSAPHLDARKESACGCAGMFTAPNTLSCLAHVFEEEGALDHLEAFASLNGPAFYRLVPNEARIRLVKRQTPFEVSAKIDTDEGSLTVFDPGFPLYWHPEAALSADQGDAVNKTRT
- a CDS encoding orotate phosphoribosyltransferase; the protein is MFSNAFPERALMAEMTAKMLLEIEAVHFRADKPFTFTSGLASPVYIDCRKLISYPRIRMTLMDFAASQILRNAGFQKFQAVAGGETAGIPFAAWLADKLALPMQYVRKKPKGFGRDAQIEGDIVEGANVLLVEDLTTDGGSKINFCEALRRAGANVTDTLVIFYYDIFPQTREKLKEHGLELHWLATWWDVLAVCKAQNYFDPKTLDEVEAFLTNPTQWSGQHGGATEINL
- a CDS encoding 2-hydroxyacid dehydrogenase, which gives rise to MSENHDVLVVSPALPHQMEKLAQEYTLHRYDKSDDREALLESVADKVRLVMTTAGVGVSVELMDKLPKLEVITSFGVGYDSIDIAACTERGIRVTNTPDVLNDDVADTAIMLMLATLRRLVVGDQWARSGNWSKNGAMPLTTTLNRKKVGIVGLGRIGKAIASRAEPFGVELGYFGRSQQDDVPYPYFEDLLKLADWADVLVLACPGGEATRNLIDMNVLRALGPTGYVVNIARGTVVDEPALITALRDGIIAGAGLDVFHNEPHMNPSFADFENVVIYPHHASGTVETRNAMGQLVVDNLVAFFAGKPLITPVN
- a CDS encoding winged helix-turn-helix domain-containing protein, which encodes MTQGKDLKIRLKIDLPGGVRLGYGKVDLLRAVAREASISAAARTMGMSYRRAWLLIDELNKSFASPVIETRIGGKAHGGATLTDMGERIIALYLAAEEQARVAMAQNLDDLARCLVPASASDETDDL
- the modC gene encoding molybdenum ABC transporter ATP-binding protein, which translates into the protein MSLQIDIRHQVGSLDLQARFTVDQPGITALFGPSGSGKTTLINAIAGLIRPDAGTITLNDCTVFDEGTKIHLPPRKRRVGYVFQDARLFPHLTVRKNLFFAHRRSANPLPENEIEAIIAMLGIGDLLSRRPAKLSGGERQRVSLGRALLGNPDILLLDEPLSALDQARKEEILPYLEALRDQRRLPILYVSHSIDEVARLADHIVVMEKGRVRASGSVFDILAQTDLAPLTGQFDAGAVIPATITGHDPKGGITYLGCAGHQLIVPLLPSANTTTTHASTIPQQTRLHIRARDVMIATSIPDGISANNILPATIAALTPVGTSNIEAALRLGHAAKGRTLTTPIIQARITNWSAQRLSLEVGQQVYAVIKSVTVDGKLREIGS